From a region of the Ruminococcaceae bacterium KH2T8 genome:
- a CDS encoding Histidine kinase-, DNA gyrase B-, and HSP90-like ATPase, with protein MKRLKRRFRHLKIRYKLVIVFLVTSIIAFGVNLFVYLNLNRMLSRIDKVYSTNISLNELSDDIDQMQAGLTGYLETKSTDDLELYYKYSQDISMEIQELNNMPTDNIIKLRERNIRKIAENYLLTAENAVRAKRGRNVQAYTQYYKECTQMYDVLNTYIYSLNNETFRINSESFSTLIGSLRYSEILCLSIFVIVSLMNVMLIVLLTGTITRPLTSLSDKANEISRRNPENVEPLAIYTEDEVGNVTRAFNQMLASIKEYIAKIREQMVTESAMKEKGLLMENHLKDAQLKYLQAQINPHFLFNTLNAGAQLAMVEGADRTGEYISNMADFFRYNVKKDNEQVKISEEIELVDSYIYIMNVRYSGEIKFRKEIDETLLGVVMPSMIIQPIVENSVKYGIRDLEDRDKDIILKLYREEDMACIEVSDNGAGMDEATIERVLSRQASGIDGENPEEKSVGLANVLSRLDIFYDEKEQVEIKSTPGEGTRVIIRIPMEKELCTG; from the coding sequence ATGAAGCGGCTTAAGAGAAGATTCCGTCACCTGAAGATAAGATATAAGCTGGTCATCGTATTCCTCGTGACCTCCATTATCGCGTTCGGCGTAAATCTCTTCGTATATCTGAACCTTAACAGGATGCTTTCGAGGATCGATAAGGTCTACTCGACGAACATAAGCCTCAATGAACTTTCGGACGACATAGATCAGATGCAGGCGGGACTTACGGGTTATCTCGAGACAAAGAGTACCGACGATCTTGAGCTCTACTATAAGTATTCCCAGGATATCTCCATGGAGATCCAGGAGCTCAATAATATGCCGACGGATAATATCATCAAGCTTCGTGAGAGGAATATCAGAAAGATAGCCGAGAATTATCTCCTGACTGCCGAGAATGCGGTAAGGGCAAAGCGAGGCAGGAATGTACAGGCGTATACCCAGTACTATAAGGAATGTACGCAGATGTACGATGTCCTTAATACATACATATACAGTCTTAATAATGAGACGTTCCGTATAAATTCCGAAAGCTTCAGCACCCTTATAGGATCGCTTCGATATTCGGAGATCCTCTGTCTTTCGATCTTCGTTATCGTATCCCTTATGAACGTCATGCTGATCGTCTTGCTTACCGGTACCATCACGAGACCTCTGACCAGCCTGTCGGATAAGGCGAACGAGATCTCAAGGCGAAATCCCGAGAACGTTGAACCTCTGGCCATCTATACGGAAGACGAGGTCGGTAACGTGACGAGAGCCTTTAACCAGATGCTCGCGAGCATCAAGGAATATATCGCGAAGATCAGGGAGCAGATGGTCACAGAAAGTGCCATGAAGGAGAAAGGCCTTCTCATGGAGAACCACCTTAAGGATGCACAGCTTAAGTATCTTCAGGCGCAGATCAATCCGCACTTCCTGTTTAATACTCTAAATGCCGGCGCACAGCTCGCCATGGTCGAAGGCGCCGACAGGACAGGTGAGTATATAAGTAACATGGCGGACTTTTTCCGCTATAATGTCAAGAAGGACAACGAACAGGTAAAGATATCCGAAGAGATCGAGCTCGTCGACAGCTATATCTACATCATGAACGTAAGATATTCGGGCGAGATCAAGTTCCGAAAGGAGATAGACGAGACATTGCTGGGAGTCGTCATGCCCAGCATGATAATCCAGCCGATCGTCGAGAACTCCGTTAAGTACGGCATCAGGGACTTAGAGGACAGAGATAAGGACATAATCTTAAAGCTCTACCGCGAAGAGGATATGGCCTGCATCGAAGTCAGTGATAACGGCGCGGGAATGGACGAAGCAACTATCGAACGGGTGCTTTCGAGACAGGCGAGCGGTATCGACGGCGAGAACCCTGAGGAGAAGAGTGTAGGACTTGCCAACGTTCTTTCGAGACTTGATATCTTCTACGACGAGAAGGAGCAGGTCGAGATAAAGAGTACCCCCGGAGAAGGTACGCGTGTTATCATCAGAATACCTATGGAGAAAGAATTATGTACAGGATAA
- a CDS encoding monosaccharide ABC transporter substrate-binding protein, CUT2 family has translation MEKKAKRKKVFLGILLVFTLIMFALTIVGLVIFNIQVSAYEASGIDDYTTYSKLFAYIPDDPNSTVSQNLYQELRGYGLQYDCFVEQIGSDLAASYSKEELISIAIKSKVSGIILEGDSSEETAALIKQANDAGIPVVTVMADSVGSERKSFIGLNNYSAGVEYGRLIISAASRESDSEANALVIMSSGGSNESVLFTAIQETLQGSGIILDSVVIESDSAFSAEEKITDVLDEYTQIPDIIVCLSDLNTRSAYQYIVDKNYVGSTTIIGYYDSDMVLEGIDRGAIAATFSVDTRQVAEYCVNALIDYIDYGNVSEYFSSDYVLIDSSNVSRYIEGEDETEATDEAA, from the coding sequence GTGGAAAAGAAAGCAAAGAGAAAAAAGGTCTTTCTGGGAATACTTCTGGTATTCACACTTATCATGTTTGCCCTGACCATCGTAGGTCTCGTCATCTTTAATATCCAGGTCAGCGCATACGAGGCATCGGGTATCGATGACTATACGACATATTCCAAGCTCTTTGCATATATCCCAGATGACCCGAACAGTACGGTGTCCCAGAATCTATATCAGGAACTTAGAGGATACGGACTGCAGTACGATTGCTTTGTAGAGCAGATCGGCAGCGACCTGGCGGCCAGCTATTCCAAGGAAGAACTCATATCCATAGCAATAAAGTCCAAGGTGTCCGGAATAATCCTTGAAGGAGACAGCTCCGAGGAGACGGCCGCCCTGATAAAGCAGGCAAACGATGCGGGTATTCCCGTAGTTACCGTAATGGCGGATTCCGTAGGATCCGAAAGGAAGAGCTTTATCGGACTTAATAACTACAGCGCCGGAGTAGAATACGGACGCCTGATCATCTCGGCGGCTTCACGTGAAAGTGACTCAGAAGCCAATGCGCTTGTTATCATGAGCTCGGGCGGAAGTAACGAGAGCGTTCTCTTTACCGCGATCCAGGAGACTCTTCAGGGCAGCGGGATAATCCTTGATTCGGTAGTCATCGAATCGGATTCGGCATTCAGTGCCGAGGAGAAGATCACGGACGTCCTGGACGAATATACGCAGATCCCCGACATCATCGTGTGTTTGAGCGATCTTAATACAAGGAGTGCATATCAGTATATCGTTGATAAGAACTACGTAGGTTCGACGACCATCATCGGATATTACGATTCGGATATGGTGCTCGAAGGTATCGACAGAGGTGCTATCGCGGCGACATTCAGTGTAGATACCAGACAGGTCGCGGAATATTGCGTTAATGCTCTTATCGATTACATAGATTACGGCAATGTCAGTGAGTATTTCAGCAGTGACTATGTCCTGATCGACAGTTCAAATGTATCCCGCTATATCGAGGGTGAGGATGAGACGGAGGCGACGGATGAAGCGGCTTAA
- a CDS encoding Predicted permease: MSTVVTLQQMAVICVLVSIGFYLCKKGVVDSLTSKKISAIVMDICNPALILASILSGNITADRNDLKISIVLSMGFYIFLVGLGFVIPRILRAAPDKRRFYNLMTVYTNVGFIGIPVARAILPADAILNVIVCNVMYSLLFYTHGVTILSGGKEKMNIKKVFSPGTIMAVLALVVFWFDIKPPEAVSNCISYIGNATVFLSMTLLGAAIARSDIKKGLKDIKVWIYIAVRMVAVPVLLFFILKAFKFDSIMILALCLMASMPVGNLPLIQAEKTGEDTSILSSAIAVSTVVSIATITVLMTLFSSLS; this comes from the coding sequence ATGAGTACGGTAGTAACATTGCAGCAGATGGCAGTCATCTGCGTCCTTGTATCCATAGGTTTTTATCTTTGTAAGAAGGGTGTGGTAGATAGTCTTACCTCAAAGAAGATATCTGCCATAGTAATGGATATCTGTAATCCCGCACTTATCCTGGCTTCGATATTATCAGGCAACATCACGGCTGACCGTAATGACCTTAAGATCTCAATAGTCCTCAGCATGGGCTTTTATATCTTCCTGGTAGGTCTGGGCTTCGTTATCCCGAGGATCCTAAGAGCTGCTCCCGATAAGAGGCGCTTTTATAACCTCATGACCGTATATACCAACGTCGGATTCATAGGGATCCCCGTCGCCAGAGCCATCCTTCCCGCTGATGCGATCCTCAACGTCATCGTATGTAATGTCATGTACAGCCTTCTCTTTTATACGCACGGCGTCACTATCTTGAGCGGCGGCAAGGAGAAGATGAACATAAAGAAGGTCTTCAGCCCCGGAACGATAATGGCGGTACTTGCACTCGTAGTATTCTGGTTCGACATAAAGCCTCCCGAGGCAGTCTCGAACTGTATCTCATATATCGGTAATGCTACCGTATTCCTCTCGATGACGCTCCTTGGAGCCGCTATCGCAAGATCTGATATAAAGAAGGGACTTAAGGATATCAAGGTGTGGATCTACATCGCGGTCCGTATGGTCGCAGTCCCCGTATTACTCTTCTTTATCCTTAAGGCATTTAAGTTTGACAGCATAATGATACTCGCGCTCTGCCTTATGGCATCAATGCCGGTAGGTAATCTTCCGCTCATTCAGGCGGAGAAGACGGGAGAAGATACTTCTATCCTTTCGTCAGCCATCGCCGTATCTACAGTTGTATCCATTGCTACGATCACGGTGCTGATGACGCTGTTCTCATCGCTGTCATAA
- a CDS encoding Acetyl esterase/lipase, with amino-acid sequence MENTRHNIWKDGEYSYRAAYGFTPNIRAYLHKDDKKRDAFLVVPGGGYCMCAPSEGEHIAREFYFRGYNAFVLTYTTDITMSIPLRDQPLMDISRAVRYLRSRSDDFCINDTLVVCGFSAGAHLCSMLSVHSEEVTDPDEKLNSFSAKPSAAILCYPVITAGEFTHKYSIQALIGTEQSQEDLDFFSAEKNVTSDTPPCFIWQTEEDGAVPVENSYLMAQALRKAGVKFSHHVFPTGFHGLSLPNVDFFAGNFEGKYTLEQTEKAIDHVRAGTCIDVTEERRQELIEQFANEEDLSVPEDEAKKIAATYKDILMWPDMACMFLDKVLK; translated from the coding sequence ATGGAAAACACGAGACATAACATTTGGAAAGACGGCGAATATTCTTACAGAGCCGCTTACGGCTTTACTCCCAATATCAGAGCATACCTTCATAAGGATGATAAGAAGAGAGATGCATTCTTAGTAGTTCCGGGCGGCGGATACTGCATGTGCGCTCCTTCCGAAGGCGAGCATATCGCAAGGGAGTTCTACTTCAGAGGCTATAATGCATTCGTACTCACATATACAACGGACATCACGATGTCCATTCCGCTTCGCGACCAGCCCCTTATGGATATCTCAAGGGCAGTAAGATACTTAAGGTCAAGAAGCGACGATTTCTGCATCAACGATACGCTCGTAGTCTGCGGCTTTTCTGCTGGCGCACACCTTTGCTCCATGCTCTCGGTTCATTCCGAGGAAGTCACGGATCCCGACGAGAAACTCAATTCCTTCTCTGCAAAGCCTTCGGCAGCGATCCTTTGCTACCCCGTTATTACGGCAGGCGAGTTCACTCACAAGTACTCGATCCAGGCTCTCATCGGAACCGAGCAATCACAGGAAGACCTTGATTTCTTCAGCGCCGAGAAGAACGTTACTTCAGATACACCTCCCTGCTTCATCTGGCAGACGGAGGAAGACGGCGCAGTACCTGTCGAGAACTCCTACCTGATGGCTCAGGCCTTACGAAAGGCAGGCGTCAAGTTCTCGCACCACGTATTCCCTACGGGATTCCACGGACTGTCACTTCCTAACGTAGACTTCTTCGCAGGTAACTTCGAGGGCAAGTACACGTTAGAGCAGACAGAGAAAGCCATCGACCATGTAAGAGCAGGCACCTGCATCGATGTCACGGAAGAAAGACGTCAGGAACTCATCGAGCAGTTCGCGAACGAAGAAGACCTCTCCGTCCCCGAAGACGAAGCAAAGAAGATCGCAGCTACCTATAAGGACATCCTCATGTGGCCCGATATGGCATGCATGTTCCTTGATAAGGTGCTCAAGTAA
- a CDS encoding LPXTG-motif cell wall anchor domain-containing protein/Listeria/Bacterioides repeat-containing protein (partial gene) translates to SQDIPTGIEADDYTVDVKYVDSLGNHEDLTGVTVPVTIAPATAPAADSLDDSYKPSAIDNLTYTGSEQTLVTPPSALHDGYDQVWFSTDGGDTWSQDLPTGIGADDYTVSVKYVDSLGNHQDLTGVTVPVTIAPAAAPNASDLNANQKPTPISGLTYTGSAQQLVNPPSVKPDNYEQIWYSTDGGNTWSQNLPTGINATDYDISVKYVDTDGNYEDLTGVTVTATINPAASAFAFLTEDNKPHTASGLYYTSNPQVLVVGPSEMPANYETIEYSVDGGNTWVAEPTGTENGNYPVAYRYIDEDGNYQPITGGSLTATIYAAQAPNPSILTDEQKPHAVADLTYDGQSHELVSAPTGTLPNNYEKVMYSTDGGTTWSDAIPAKTSADDYTVNYKYVDTDGAYADLIFPDSIPVSIAPAPAPDVDTLPDDQKPAAIDGLEYTGSAQDLIDRDTPATLPDGYDQIWYSTDGGSTWSQNIPTGTDAGDYEILYKYVDADEDHEDITGGSVTVSIAPADAPSADSLTDANKPSAVDDLAYTGSAQNLVTPPSTLPEGYDQVWYSTDGGNTWSQTIPTGTDAGDYEVSVKYVDSNGNHDDLTGVTVPVTIAPAEAPDASSLTAAQKPTAVNGLAYTGSEQELVNAPSSLPAGYDEVWYSTDGGNTWSQDIPTGIEAGNYTVSVKYVDTDGNYEDLTGITVPVTIAQEAAPELTDAQKPSAVSGLTYTGSAQALVSAPASLPDGYEQVWYSLDGGNTWTQTIPTGTDAGTYTISVRYVDTDGIKADILGSDITVTIAAGTTTAVINGVAQTVTIGSTLARPEDPTRYGYDFTGWFADEACTIPYNFNTPVGVNGVTLYAGWAQVSYSLTEGGESTWNSNSDSTLTFRAVRNRLEPTTFSHFTGIQVDGKDVSKDNYQAKSGSVIVTLNESYLKTLSAGEHTLDIMFDDAPSVRTTFTIVAAQVPSTGETAYSAYSILGALLIASAAAFVIYSARHEEA, encoded by the coding sequence TCACAGGATATCCCTACGGGTATCGAAGCAGATGACTATACTGTTGATGTTAAGTATGTAGATTCCCTCGGTAATCACGAGGACCTTACAGGTGTAACTGTTCCTGTAACTATCGCACCTGCAACAGCACCTGCAGCTGATTCACTTGATGATTCCTATAAGCCTTCAGCTATAGATAATCTGACTTACACCGGTTCTGAACAGACTCTTGTAACTCCTCCTTCTGCGCTCCATGATGGATACGATCAGGTATGGTTCAGCACGGACGGCGGTGACACATGGTCACAGGATCTTCCTACAGGAATCGGAGCAGATGACTATACTGTTAGTGTTAAGTATGTAGATTCCCTCGGTAATCACCAGGACCTTACAGGTGTAACGGTTCCCGTAACTATCGCACCTGCAGCAGCACCTAACGCTTCTGACTTGAATGCTAACCAGAAGCCTACGCCTATAAGCGGACTTACGTATACGGGTTCTGCTCAGCAGCTTGTAAATCCTCCTTCCGTGAAGCCTGATAATTATGAGCAGATCTGGTACAGCACGGATGGCGGAAATACATGGTCACAGAATCTCCCTACGGGCATTAATGCAACAGACTACGATATAAGTGTTAAGTATGTAGATACTGATGGTAACTACGAAGACCTTACAGGTGTTACGGTTACTGCAACGATCAACCCGGCAGCGTCTGCTTTCGCTTTCCTTACGGAAGACAACAAGCCTCATACTGCAAGCGGTTTGTACTACACAAGTAATCCTCAGGTTCTTGTAGTAGGACCTTCTGAGATGCCTGCTAATTATGAGACTATCGAGTATAGTGTTGACGGCGGTAATACCTGGGTAGCTGAGCCTACGGGTACGGAAAACGGAAATTATCCCGTTGCATACAGATATATTGATGAAGACGGAAATTACCAGCCTATTACGGGCGGCAGTCTCACAGCTACTATATATGCAGCGCAAGCTCCGAATCCTTCTATTCTTACAGATGAGCAGAAGCCTCATGCAGTAGCTGATCTGACATACGATGGTCAGTCTCATGAGCTCGTTTCCGCTCCTACAGGTACTTTGCCCAATAATTACGAGAAGGTAATGTACAGCACTGACGGCGGAACGACATGGTCAGATGCTATCCCTGCCAAGACATCTGCAGACGATTACACGGTCAACTATAAGTATGTCGATACCGATGGTGCTTATGCAGACCTTATCTTCCCGGATAGCATACCAGTCAGCATTGCTCCGGCACCGGCTCCCGACGTCGATACACTGCCTGATGACCAGAAGCCCGCAGCTATAGACGGACTTGAATACACAGGTTCGGCACAGGATCTTATCGACCGTGATACTCCGGCTACATTGCCTGACGGATACGATCAGATCTGGTACAGCACTGACGGTGGCAGCACATGGTCTCAGAATATTCCTACAGGAACAGATGCAGGGGATTATGAGATCCTTTATAAGTATGTTGATGCAGACGAAGATCATGAAGACATTACAGGCGGAAGCGTTACTGTTTCCATCGCACCTGCAGATGCACCTTCGGCTGATTCGCTTACTGATGCCAACAAGCCTTCGGCAGTAGACGATCTGGCTTACACAGGTTCTGCACAGAATCTCGTAACGCCTCCTTCCACGCTCCCTGAAGGATACGATCAGGTTTGGTACAGCACTGACGGCGGTAACACATGGTCTCAGACTATCCCTACGGGAACAGATGCAGGAGACTACGAAGTAAGTGTTAAGTATGTAGATTCTAACGGTAACCACGATGACCTCACCGGAGTGACCGTCCCCGTAACTATTGCTCCCGCAGAGGCACCTGATGCATCTTCCTTGACTGCAGCTCAGAAGCCTACAGCTGTAAACGGCCTGGCTTATACAGGTTCCGAGCAGGAACTCGTAAATGCACCTTCTTCGCTTCCTGCAGGATACGATGAAGTTTGGTACAGCACGGATGGCGGCAATACCTGGTCACAGGATATCCCTACGGGTATCGAAGCAGGTAACTACACTGTAAGTGTTAAGTACGTAGATACTGACGGCAACTATGAAGACCTCACGGGTATTACTGTTCCCGTTACTATCGCTCAGGAGGCGGCACCCGAATTAACGGATGCTCAGAAGCCTTCTGCAGTAAGCGGACTTACATATACAGGTTCCGCACAGGCACTTGTATCTGCACCCGCATCACTTCCTGACGGCTACGAGCAGGTATGGTACAGCCTTGACGGCGGTAACACATGGACACAGACCATCCCTACCGGAACTGACGCAGGTACATATACTATCAGTGTCAGGTATGTTGATACTGACGGCATAAAGGCTGATATCTTAGGTTCTGATATCACTGTCACGATCGCAGCAGGTACGACTACTGCAGTCATCAACGGTGTTGCTCAGACAGTAACGATCGGCAGTACTCTTGCCCGTCCCGAGGATCCTACTCGCTACGGATACGATTTCACAGGATGGTTCGCAGACGAAGCATGTACGATACCTTATAACTTCAATACTCCTGTCGGAGTTAACGGCGTAACACTTTATGCTGGATGGGCTCAGGTATCCTATTCGCTCACTGAAGGCGGCGAGAGCACATGGAATAGCAACAGCGATTCTACTCTGACATTCAGAGCAGTCCGTAACAGACTCGAGCCTACGACATTCTCACACTTTACGGGAATCCAGGTCGACGGCAAGGATGTTTCTAAGGACAACTATCAGGCAAAGAGCGGAAGCGTTATCGTAACTCTTAACGAAAGCTATCTTAAGACGCTCAGCGCAGGAGAGCATACATTGGATATCATGTTCGATGATGCACCTTCCGTAAGAACGACATTTACGATAGTTGCTGCACAGGTTCCGAGCACAGGTGAGACAGCGTACAGCGCATATTCTATCCTCGGAGCTCTGCTCATCGCATCCGCAGCCGCATTCGTCATCTATTCAGCCCGACACGAAGAAGCTTAA